In the Microplitis mediator isolate UGA2020A chromosome 5, iyMicMedi2.1, whole genome shotgun sequence genome, CGTGCTACTTTGCATTTCTCTCTTTAAATACACCCTCTTCCACACTCACACACGCgcttatttatacttataaatacaCATACTTATAGGTATATAAATAGTCTATTTGCGTATTGAGTGTGTTATTGTGAGCAAGTGAGACGGATAAAAAGTTGGCGGTTTGTGCGACGGCAACGAGATGACGAGCGGTGGCGAGAATGAGTGGCAGAGTCGTTCAGAAGAGAATGAGAGCGCGTGGTCGCTAGTCACGTGCCGACAACCGACAACTCCGATGTGttatgtcatatatatatatatatatacatatatatgctaAAGGAGAAACGTTGATGGCACTTCCGAGGTCGAGATTTATACTTGGCTGCGACTCGAGACAACACCACCGCGCACACTTCAAGCTATACGCGAATCGCTTTAGCTACTCCCTTTGTTCTTTTGTCTGTCTCTTCAACTCATTCCCTACACAACACTATGCTACTATACAACTATACAACTATACAACTATACTGTATATACTACCGTTTTCGACGACTCGACAACGTCGAGTGAGTCTTTATGACGACCTAATGTCTCTCGTTTTGTCCTCattgttttatatattattattattattattattattgttgttgttatcaTATAGCTTCTGCATGGGGAATTTCTGCATTACTCTGGCCACCCTGGATCTACGCCTGGCCTTATATCGAGGGCAAGAGAACGGTACCAGAGACAATGTGTTATATTCAATTCATCGAGACAAATCATTACATCACCTTTGGCACCGCTATTGCCGCATTTTACGTACCCGTCAGCGTTATGATATTTCTTTATTGGCGGATATGGCGGGAAACGGAGAAACGAAAAAAGGACTTGACAAATCTGCAAGAGGGTAAACAGGACGCCAGCAAACGGAGTAATTCCAGTGACGAGGCGCTAGATATGGAGGGATACAGACGCGGTCGCAGCGAATCGAGTACGGGAGCTCACGACGTCGGGTCTACTAATCTTCCAATGTCTTATCTGGAGAAACATTATCCTGATTACAAAAACGTACGTATGCTTGTTCTGACTGTTGACCACTGAAATTACTGTCGTCATATGTAACGTatatatgttaataaaaaGTGTTTTCGTTTGACTTTTGCCCCAGCAGCACAGGCCGTTTTCATGGGCATCTTTAAAAATGTGGTGCGTCGCGTGGTGGCACAGCGGCCGCGACGACgatgacgacgacgacgaGATCGGCGGGACAGATGTTAGCAGCAGGACTGCGCATCCCGGTTGCGAGGAAACATTGACGCCAGTGTCCGCCGAAACGCCGTTTACCGATGGTCAAACTCTTGACGGTATTTCAGCGAGCACACAGTTGACCAGCGAGCATCAAGATTACCGTAGATCCCAGACGTCTAGTCAACTCAGCAAAGACGTTTCCGGagataaagtaattttttattttgatgtcttgtagtttaaattaatttcaaatttttttattgtatttgtgTGTCCAGGTCTACACTATTGTGATAAATGTGGTGCCAAATGAACCAGGTAGGATACGTTTGTACGACGACGTGATGTTTCACGTCCCTCAAACGAGCAGTGGAACTGGAGAGGACACTATCAGCAGGACGAGTCGCCGCGTCGATTCCCTGTCAAATCAATCCAACACGATGATACGTCGGCCATCCCAGATGCCGGACGTCAGGTTGCCTCTCAACAAGAATGCCAACAAACCTGGTGGTGTAAATGCTGGTAAAGTTATAGTCACAAAACAGccgaataaaaagaaaaaaagtcgtGCGCAGGATAAAAAAGCCGCGAAAACATTGTCCGCTATTTTGGCGGCATTTGTTATCACCTGGACACCCTACAATATTCTTGTACTGCTCAAGCCCCTTACTAAGGCGTGTGTCGTCGAGATACCCGAGGAACTTTGgtcttttttttactatctttGCTATATTAACAGTACTGTTAATCCGGTATGTTACGCTCTGTGCAATGCAACTTTCAGACGAACTTACGTTAGAATTCTCAAGTGCAAGTGGCAAAGCAGAAACAGGGGCGCCGGGAGAGCCTACTGTCCATCGTAAATCCagcatttatatttattatttactattattactattatatataatcagtaTATCAGATTTATTTGTCAACTGGCTCAGCTCGATCACTTATCGAGTTTAATTTTCccggaaattttaaattggtaaataaaatacgatGTGACGATGAGAACTGAGACAATTATCGTCGGACAATCGttcgaattaaatttaaaaaaaattataaataaacaaatatataaaagactTGTCATATTTggcttaataaatatatgagtgatttgaaattttttacacccGATCTTACGGACTTTATTACCATAAATATTCTAGTGGAGTCGGCGcgatattaaaaaagtaaacaataatagtaataataattattataaaaaaataataattaatataaatatttataattgataattgatataaatgttatataaaaaaatctcatatTAAATACGAATCATATGACCGACAACGCAAAGTGAGATACTGCCATGGAAATTATgcacgtaaatttttttttaatccacaAATTGTTTATACTTCGTATCAAGGGATGTAGTGCAACTACTGgcagattaaatttaaaatgtttacttgtttgattttagtttatttactttttatggGATTAATAATACAgatggtaaatttaaaaacgataaatccGCACAAAAATACTAAAACTATTTAAGCGAAAGGTAAATAaaggaaagaaaaatataaaagtagtttttaaaaaaatataattttaaatttaaataacgtgTGAATCAGTAAGAGCGAGTGGGTGGGTAACTGAGGGAGtgaatggtaaaaaaaaaataataataatataaaagcaagagaataattatttgagtGTACGGTAATAGATTTATTAACAAGTCGCAACGACGTAAATTTCATTGTACATTATAAGCCCGTAGCAAgtgatataaattaatataataataataatattaataaatgaataaaaaaaatatataataataataataaataaattgtaaatgaaTGTTCTAAATGTAAAACTCACGGAGAAGTGCTGTGGAGTATCAGAGATTAATATAGTAAAAGCAGAAGCAAACGGTGGAGTGGCAGGAAATATACCGTCAGTTTAATAGGAGTCGTTGATGAGAGGAAATAatgttaagaataaaaaaaaaatataatataatatatatttattatatatacgaGTTTGAAAAAGAAGGAAAACTACTACACAAAATCGATTGCTTCCGTACTGAATTTTGtttgtttgaaattaatattttattgtttataattaatgtaaattaaaatacattatttacaagaataaaaacaaattttttagtaaaatcattaaaaaataaatataaattttcgaaaagctCTTCCGCGATGTGGCAGATGTCACTAGTGGCCGCGCCTCTCACAAGTGCTTGTCGTGGTGtcagtttataaataaataaacacttCCAAGTGGgggaaattatttatgtatctCTAGGAAATGTATGAACGGGGTACAAGATCATTGTTGCAatgaatttgtttattatcataattataaaaaattttgggtacgtttttaaaaaaaatttcgtggttaaaaaattacagtcgGTCCATTAACTCGGAGATTTAGTCTACGGAGCAgcggaaattttgaattttcgagtTAACGGATTCCCCTTCTCCTTGAAAAAGTAAACTGACGCATGCGCTTTTACATCACATGAATGATGCATAAATTTTCACACATACAAATGTATAACATCGGGTGGGAAATCGTAGCTCGTAGTGGGGGTCAAGATTCAGGGGAAGTTCCGAAATGGAGCCCGAATTAATGGAGCGActgtacaaaataaaaaaaaaaatataaatttttgaaaagctCTTCCGCGATGTGGCAGATGTCACTAGTGGCCGCGCCTCTCACAAGTGGTGTCAGTTTATGAATAAACACTTCCGAGtgtttgaaataaatgatgtATTTTCAGGAAATGTATGACCGGAGTAGAGATGATTCTTGTGATAAGTttgtttattatcataattataattataataattttgggtacgtttttaaaaaaatttcgtggtTTAAAACTACGGGTTACGGGATAGTAGTAGAAGTGAGTCTTCTGCCATGCCGAGGATTAGTGGATAATCCGTACtgaataacatttttattctaattatACGTGCCAAACAAAgctttaaagaaaataaataaagaaaaaaaaactaatatcgACGTAACGAATTTGTGACgcgttaataaaataataataataataaaatgcttTAGGAATTTCCAGTTTGAACGGTTACCGTTATCGATTGTAGTTCGACAAGGTTGTGCGATCATTTAGTCATACTTATAtggatccaaaaaaaaaaatataaatataattaactaattaaacaaataaataaaacaaacaaataaacatatttatacgttatacaaatatatagtaataaataattaataaagtataaaaaaagacAGGGGcgggtttaaaattttaaaaacaccGCGGGCGTTGGTGAAGATGTTGATTTTTAGTTTTGTATACGCTAACGCggtttttcattattaagaaCAACAAGAGCCCTGATTCGAAGTGTCTTACGGTTGCATTACGTCTAGTGGACTAGACATACTTCGAACAAGTACAACTAAACAAGTAAATAGacgagaataaaaatataagagcaagaataagaagaaaaagaagggAGAGACCGAGGGTGGGAAAAGAAGAAGCTGAAAATGATGGCGATGGAGACGGAGAAAAAGGTCAACTTGAACTTATATATTACTTTACTACTTCTCTTTTATCACGTTTATCCACTTTTATAAGCACTCGTGAGACTTTTCAAccagggtttttttttatccgacTTACTGTAACAGTCGgggaaattattttcatgggTACACCCACTAAATACAGACATTGtatacaaacaaacaaactTACATTTAATACATATACAAACGcacacaaaaatatatatgcatatactCATGtatgtagtatatatatatacaaatatacatagTCATATTAACGATGCCCAAGGGGTTTAAACACGTGGGTGCAATTGTACAGCGTGGGAATTGCACATCCGTGTACTGTACCGCGATTATACACAAGTACACATTTACgcacaaaattttaaataataattaataaataaataaaacaaataatggGTACTcaggccattctcagacagtgtccccactttttaaaaattttctgtgacCCAACTGTcagcgtatcaaaattttatcattaattgaaaaaaggagaACGTAGAAGTGATTTTGCTGAggtatagatttttaaaaaaattacttaaaattgatatcaatttgGAGCCAaacgaaatttattgaataaattttagcctacaaaattttaaaattcgaatttaaaaattgacatgaaaGTTTTActgtcattgaaaatttttaaaaagtccacggaaa is a window encoding:
- the LOC130669122 gene encoding muscarinic acetylcholine receptor DM1 — protein: MNVTEVSLNDNECNLTGSSNSSEHKYEIWEKVLMTSVALSLSLVTVIGNSMVMISFKIDKQLQTISNHFLFSLAVADFAIGLISMPLFTIYTLLGYWPLGPHVCDTWLALDYLASNASVLNLLIISFDRYFSVTRPLTYRAKRTPHKAGVMIASAWGISALLWPPWIYAWPYIEGKRTVPETMCYIQFIETNHYITFGTAIAAFYVPVSVMIFLYWRIWRETEKRKKDLTNLQEGKQDASKRSNSSDEALDMEGYRRGRSESSTGAHDVGSTNLPMSYLEKHYPDYKNHRPFSWASLKMWCVAWWHSGRDDDDDDDEIGGTDVSSRTAHPGCEETLTPVSAETPFTDGQTLDGISASTQLTSEHQDYRRSQTSSQLSKDVSGDKVYTIVINVVPNEPGRIRLYDDVMFHVPQTSSGTGEDTISRTSRRVDSLSNQSNTMIRRPSQMPDVRLPLNKNANKPGGVNAGKVIVTKQPNKKKKSRAQDKKAAKTLSAILAAFVITWTPYNILVLLKPLTKACVVEIPEELWSFFYYLCYINSTVNPVCYALCNATFRRTYVRILKCKWQSRNRGAGRAYCPS